In Hyphomicrobiales bacterium, a single window of DNA contains:
- a CDS encoding bifunctional hydroxymethylpyrimidine kinase/phosphomethylpyrimidine kinase: protein MAKVLCLSSQVVWGPVGNTAAVPVLQAAGHEVLQVPTILLSHHPGHGMPVVQKTDAALFAGLIESVESRGGLADCAAVMTGYFAFPQQVEAAAGVIRRLKAQNPALMVLTDPVLGDDGRLYVPDAVAFAIRELLVPLASAVTPNCFELSWLTGVAVTDRASAEAAALALPCGEAVVTSVPVDDQHLGTLLCTAQAKHFIASVKRARVPNGTGDFLAGAYLAARLAHPPVAALDRAMQQLETVIAKSVAGVLQNT, encoded by the coding sequence TCGCAGGTGGTGTGGGGGCCGGTCGGCAATACGGCGGCCGTTCCCGTGCTGCAGGCGGCGGGACACGAGGTCCTGCAAGTGCCGACCATCCTGCTCTCGCATCATCCCGGGCACGGGATGCCCGTTGTGCAGAAGACCGATGCGGCGCTCTTCGCGGGCCTCATCGAATCAGTGGAGAGCCGGGGCGGACTTGCAGACTGCGCGGCAGTGATGACCGGCTATTTCGCCTTTCCGCAACAGGTTGAAGCGGCTGCGGGCGTGATCCGCCGCCTCAAGGCGCAAAACCCGGCGCTGATGGTGCTGACGGATCCCGTGCTGGGCGACGATGGGCGGCTCTACGTGCCGGATGCGGTGGCCTTCGCCATCCGCGAACTGCTGGTGCCGCTCGCCAGTGCCGTCACGCCCAATTGTTTCGAACTGTCGTGGCTGACGGGTGTCGCCGTGACGGATCGGGCCTCGGCGGAGGCCGCTGCCCTTGCGCTGCCCTGTGGCGAGGCGGTTGTAACATCGGTTCCCGTGGATGATCAGCATCTCGGCACGCTTCTCTGCACGGCGCAGGCGAAGCACTTCATCGCGTCCGTGAAGCGGGCCCGCGTGCCCAATGGAACGGGGGACTTCCTCGCTGGCGCCTACCTCGCCGCGCGTCTCGCCCATCCACCCGTCGCGGCGCTTGACAGGGCCATGCAGCAACTTGAAACCGTGATTGCAAAAAGCGTCGCTGGCGTGCTGCAAAACACTTGA